The Anastrepha ludens isolate Willacy chromosome 2, idAnaLude1.1, whole genome shotgun sequence genome contains a region encoding:
- the LOC128864974 gene encoding uncharacterized protein LOC128864974 gives MSMLPLAGSVPGTHLRPQSLAGPEREPVQFTVNLVGAPPEVEQLVEQIKHVAEQFLYHWKTFPIVLPQPLAATTLALTANNAANSVSNRNKTRAINLRDLFIAPPFDELDAVASDGSGEPRRLTNSQLKSLRETGEFDVPSLHFPGQVHKWRLSQLLQKGTLRAHDSFLSDLALAARFIVVTARARIFGHFFSVVHAAQALLDGIVKLIDMFIGVPALLAHNLDYKIKEERCRFLIAELVCRPEFEDCLDGLCAFVRKMLRRATMEKFDFNSCEVTQPVPYLFLTPKGQEIDLRLFCRDVMRKALPVLIGILERETRGWFLHFRERLIAELRAKKLSDKEIEEEVNEAVMKEYLQRVYSSILANSKLAELGDGLPELLVQQAQSVVIMYKAVEKVQKEVKRTREDHEKCLANDHSVLSRVAPWLRSKLRTAEESKLSKSAWSAHEEALKMCTKHNLHQTAYFLSRDLAFMKEREPVLLKELKNAKTPTRSFQWACRIWSPSAWIIRRNFQGQSDVIPTVISQQATSIVTPRSDPSQPVFLVEKEIIRTTSTRWPLWRLLNLMQRTWCWTWNMMFLLGILVPWCSSLGLRALFSLRPFMPDLELSQINGTLFPRKTSITETMGSRLIALWRHISKSRTHFETEPDTGFIGKGLTRNLNRVWNYLIKGFLGTLIIVFGYPITCLATSFLSIALALTAPLWIPIFTVLLHLYMILIYDLDCPDNNRNRYCILLEAVIWNILIQGLIQPVAAVLVATCLCPLTSGIILVVGVARYSLRLLWDSLTFHLFIKKCGRVPASDSLAVRRIAGPGLALDYYFIIKPEQALAAFEAKMELDELQAYQHAMERIILQPQKDFSQFVEACFGPFSAQLAKTGPYLALDREAHDLMSTLHEKLEKRRRELQTALTTQLKTRIKLNTTELKIAIQLAAHILEKCYPSHVIARLSISEEDFWDNKGLTVNDWPGLAGLMYTEIFSLDFLTPLTENDTHFKLEPHPSLDLTRYTEMVQNATDVIGSKGLDLLGNVYAPRGNVQVHLPFLEVTAFNPRSRITLTFRKPEKRDMSVGLTTPRVRAHRSQHTKTPEPLKPWRPWKKKSDEKSVTEKLLIPLPVPHPVHIAIAIHNRDSEHPIPLDSELVWEILKSIEDCQGGDVMAVQSVARYRGAVAESSNDSLATSSSIGSTRDSGSGSAIVGNGTETLPCVNREVCTQVKVAEEPIQTSGFHWTLSNWGAAQTARRRTNSNVRVDLASPEDISLDTDSSRAVFNAYGTTV, from the exons ATGTCAATGCTGCCATTAGCCGGCAGTGTCCCCGGTACACATCTACGTCCACAATCATTGGCTGGCCCAGAGCGTGAACCTGTGCAATTTACGGTTAATTTGGTTGGCGCACCGCCCGAAGTTGAACAGCTGGTCGAACAAATCAAACACGTTGCCGAACAGTTTCTCTATCACTGGAAAACCTTCCCAATAG TACTCCCGCAACCGCTAGCCGCTACGACACTCGCGCTAACCGCCAACAATGCGGCGAACAGCGTCAGTAACCGCAACAAAACGCGAGCGATTAATTTGCGCGACCTATTTATAGCACCGCCCTTTGATGAGTTGGATGCCGTTGCATCAGATGGCAGCGGTGAACCGCGACGCCTCACCAATTCACAGCTGAAGTCATTGCGCGAGACTGG TGAATTCGATGTGCCCAGCTTACACTTCCCCGGTCAGGTGCACAAGTGGCGGTTGTCGCAGCTGCTGCAGAAAGGTACATTGCGTGCGCATGACTCGTTTCTCAGCGATTTAGCGCTAGCTGCACGTTTTATTGTTGTCACGGCGCGTGCGCGCATTTTCGGACATTTCTTTTCCGTGGTTCATGCCGCACAAGCGCTACTAGATGGCATAGTCAAGCTGATAGATATGTTTATCG GCGTACCGGCTTTACTTGCCCATAATTTAGATTATAAAATCAAAGAGGAGCGTTGtcgttttctaatagcggagtTGGTGTGCCGC CCCGAGTTCGAGGACTGTTTGGATGGGCTTTGTGCGTTTGTGCGAAAAATGCTGAGGCGTGCCACAATGGAGAAATTCGATTTCAATAGCTGTGAGGTGACACAACCGGTGCCATATCTCTTTCTTACGCCCAAGGGTCAGGAGATTGATTTGCGTCTATTCTGTCGTGACGTCATGCGTAAAGCGTTGCCGGTGCTTATCGGCATACTGGAGCGTGAGACACGTGGCtggtttttgcattttcgtgAGCGCCTCATTGCAGAGTTGCGTGCGAAAAAACTTAGCGACAAAGAAATCGAGGAG GAAGTTAATGAAGCTGTAATGAAGGAGTATCTGCAACGTGTCTACTCCTCCATACTGGCGAACTCCAAATTGGCTGAGTTGGGTGATGGGCTTCCCGAACTGCTGGTTCAACAGGCTCAATCTGTTGTGATTATGTACAAGGCGGTGGAAAAGGTGCAGAAGGAAGTCAAACGCACACGCGAAGATCACGAGAAATGTCTTGCCAACGATCACTCAGTGTTGTCGCGTGTTGCGCCTTGGCTGCGCTCGAAATTGCGCACTGCCGAGGAGAGTAAACTCAGCAAGTCAGCTTGGTCGGCACACGAGGAGGCGCTGAAAATGTGCACCAAACATAATTTACACCAAACTGCCTACTTCCTTAGTCGTGATTTGGCATTCATGAAGGAGCGTGAACCGGTTTTGTTGAAGGAACTGAAGAATGCGAAAACGCCGACGCGTAGCTTTCAATGGGCTTGCCGTATTTGGTCGCCTAGTGCGTGGATAATACGACGCAACTTTCAGGGTCAATCAGATGTGATACCAACGGTTATCAGCCAGCAGGCCACTTCTATTGTAACGCCTCGCTCTGATCCCAGCCAGCCGGTTTTCTTAGTGGAAAAGGAAATCATACGCACAACCAGTACACGCTGGCCGTTGTGGCGTTTATTGAATTTGATGCAACGCACCTGGTGTTGGACATGGAACATGATGTTTCTGCTTGGCATACTGGTGCCTTGGTGCAGTTCATTGGGACTGCGGGCGCTATTCAGTTTAAGACCGTTCATGCCGGATTTGGAGTTGTCTCAGATCAATGGTACGCTCTTTCCGCGCAAGACCAGCATTACAGAGACGATGGGCTCACGTTTGATTGCACTCTGGCGACACATATCAAAATCACGTACACACTTTGAAACGGAACCGGACACTG GCTTCATCGGCAAAGGACTAACGCGCAACTTAAATCGGGtttggaattatttaattaagggTTTCCTTGGCACGCTAATCATAGTCTTCGGATACCCGATAACTTGTTTAGCCACCAGTTTTCTCAGTATTGCGTTGGCGCTAACCGCGCCACTTTGGATTCCTATATTTACCGTGCTTTTGCACCTCTATATGATTCTCATCTACGATCTAGATTGTCCGGATAACAACCGCAATCGTTATTGTATTCTCTTGGAGGCCGTTATTTGGAACATTCTAATACAAGGCCTTATACAACCGGTGGCGGCCGTTTTGGTCGCCACATGTCTCTGCCCACTGACATCGGGGATCATTTTAGTTG TCGGCGTTGCACGCTATTCGCTGCGACTACTTTGGGATTCCCTGACATTTCATTTGTTCATTAAGAAATGTGGACGTGTGCCCGCTTCCGATAGTCTTGCCGTTCGACGTATTGCTGGCCCCGGTCTAGCCCTCGATtactattttataattaaacccGAACAAGCTTTGGCAGCATTTGAAGCGAAAATGGAATTGGATGAACTACAGGCATATCAGCACGCCATGGAACGTATCATACTGCAGCCACAAAAGGATTTTAGTCAATTTGTAGAAGCTTGCTTTGGTCCTTTCTCAGCCCAGTTGGCGAAGACAGGACCCTACCTGGCTTTGGATCGTGAGGCACACGACCTTATGAGCACATTGcacgaaaaattagaaaagcgtAGACGAGAACTGCAAACCGCGCTGACGACACAATTGAAAACTCGCATCAAATTGAATACCACGGAATTAAAG ATTGCCATACAACTGGCCGCCCATATTTTAGAGAAATGCTATCCGTCGCATGTTATTGCAAGGCTCTCCATAAGCGAGGAGGACTTTTGGGATAATAAG GGTCTTACCGTAAACGACTGGCCCGGTCTTGCCGGACTTATGTATACCGAAATATTTAGCTTAGATTTTCTAACGCCATTGACTGAAAACGATACACATTTTAAACTAGAACCGCATCCCTCGCTTGACTTGACACGTTACACCGAAATGGTACAAAACGCTACCGATGTGATAGGCTCCAAAGGATTGGATTTACTGGGTAATGTGTATGCGCCGCGTGGTAATGTGCAAGTGCACTTACCTTTTCTCGAAGTGACGGCCTTCAATCCACGTTCACGAATCACGCTGACTTTCAGAAAGCCAGAGAAGAG AGACATGTCCGTCGGTTTGACGACGCCACGTGTGCGCGCTCATCGCTCGCAGCATACGAAAACTCCCGAACCGCTTAAACCTTGGCGTCCATGGAAAAAGAAATCGGATGAGAAGAGCGTCACGGAGAAACTGCTTATACCTTTGCCGGTGCCGCATCCAGTACACATTGCCATTGCTATACACAATCGCGACTCCGAACATCCTATACCGCTCGACTCAGAGCTTGTATGGGAAATACTCAAGTCGATTGAGGATTGTCAAGGCGGTGATGTGATG GCTGTGCAGTCGGTTGCGCGCTATCGTGGCGCTGTAGCTGAATCTAGTAATGACTCGCTAGCTACTAGTAGTAGTATTGGGAGCACACGTGATTCCGGATCGGGCTCGGCCATCGTAGGCAATGGCACCGAAACCTTACCCTGCGTCAACCGCGAG GTTTGCACGCAAGTAAAGGTGGCCGAGGAGCCAATCCAAACGTCCGGCTTCCATTGGACACTTAGCAATTGGGGAGCAGCGCAAACGGCGCGTCGACGCACCAACTCAAATGTGCGCGTTGATTTGGCGAGTCCCGAGGACATCTCCCTGGATACGGACAGTTCGCGTGCGGTATTCAACGCATACGGTACAACGGTTTAG